The stretch of DNA TCATGTGTGCAGAGTtgttgagaaaagaaaagggtgtATTTTTATCCAAAGTTGTCAGTAAAAAGGATAATGATTGGCAAAGAGCTTTCATGAAAGTAAAAGGTGGTGtagaagtagtagtagtagaagcAAGTATTGTAGTAGTAATAGTTATAGCAAGagtatttttctcatccttaaGTAGGTATTatgaggtatcactgttttctatgtaaaatttgatatcttctaCTGTCTAGGTATCAGGAGATAGAAAATATTGGTACTAGTATATTCTCTaaatatggtaaaattgctctaatagTAATAGAAGCATGCTCGTACGTACCTCTTGCGAGCGACGTTTTCTCTGGTTGCATCGATGAGACTTTGTATGTCATCGGCCGGTCCATCATATTTCACTTGAGAAAGAATGTCACTTAAGACCATTGATATGCTACGGTTTTGAGATGCAGACACAAACGCCGTGCAATCGAACCTGCCTTGGACCTTCTTGTACACCTGGTTGGCCAGAGCTGTTTTACCAAGGCCCCCAACTCCCACAATGGAGACAACCTTGAGCCGCTGTCCTGATCCTCTCTCCATGTCCTCCGTTAGCAGCTGCACGATCACCTCGGACGGGACGTCCATGCCGACGAGCCTGTGTGAAGAGCTCGATCTATCAATCTTCGTCGATGAGTTTGCCCAAGAGTTGATAGATTCATCGAGGTTGCTGTTGTATCTCTCACTTCTCCTGCCCTCCTCGACAGCATGAATTATTTCGTCGATTTTGCCGGACAAAACGGGGAGCATGAGATCCATCGTCTCGGTCAGCAAGCCGGCCTGGTCAGTCACAGCTCTGAAGCTGTGCATGAACATGTCGATCTTGTCCTCAATAGAGTAGGCTAGCTCACGTACCTTGCTCCTCAGCTCCCTTTGCTGGATATCCAGGGTCTCCATGTCAGGCAGCTTCTTCTGTAGCAGGTCATTCATGCAGCTCAAGCCTTGTTTCAGGTGCCAGATCCTGTACCTGAAAGCCCTGGAGATAGCAAATTCGGTCTCTGAATAGTCGTAGCGAAGCACCTCTTCCAGCTTCGCAAGGAGTGTGTTCATCACTCCTGTCAAAATGTTCACGGCCATGGCCTTCGATCCGTACTCCCTCTGAATCCCTTAATTTCTCCCCACTCTCTCCAGATCTATAATATATGTCAGTGATCGATCTGGGCACTGCGTGCGTTTGAATGCAAGTACGTATAGCAGACCGGGCTCCAGTTATATATGACAGCTAGCTAACTGTTCTCTCTCTAGAACGTCATATATCTAATTGGGGTGACCTTCCTAATTAATTCCTCACATGAGGATAGTACGCCCGTACCACACAAAACGAAATATACGTTGAAATTCTTCTAAttattatgcatgcatggccacCAGACGGGTCAGTTTGACAATTCTTAGTGGTTTAGTATTTACCATTGTGGCTGCGTTATTGATTTTGTCGATGAAAGTTTAAGGATGAAATATTACCTAAttattatagctatttaatattataaacgatgaaattgactattacaaagttaaaaatctactttagaaagataagataataagcttttgtataaaaattaacattttgcaaaaagtgtaaagataagataataagtttttttataaaacattttgcaaaaaatataccatataATTGTTTAGGAATCGTGCACGTAAAAACCGAATAAAAAATGTGTGGTCAATCAGGTGGAACCTATGCCCTTTATCATTTAAGAAAGAATAAAGGCCGGTAATCCTCCGGTCAGTTGCATGGCCCTCCATGATTGAAATGAATTAATTGTACcggtctgtttttttttccctacacCCAGCAATTATTTGATGATTAGTAAATCGGTTTTTCTTCGGATTAATTATAGAGACTTGCATATATGCCCGTACCTTTAAAATAAGGAAATGATTTCGAACGAAAGTCAACTTCCACCCATTAATTCCCAAACTAAGCATATAGAATAACATCATCTTGAAGGTAATCCTCAACAGGTAGCTGGTGGATCAACCGTACGTCGAACAACATGGAATAGCTGGTGGATCAGCAGGAACAACATATTAATCCGTATTAATTAGGAGTCCCAAGTCCAAACTTGGTACAAGGGATGGCGAACTAGCTGGCAATAAGTCGGGCACCAACCGCTCTTCTTTGTTTCAATTAATGGTGAAAGATGCTTATGGTAGGGTTCCTTAGTTATAAGAACAAAAATGAGCCAATAAAGATTTGTGATGTGAATGTGTTCTTCTGTTAGATAAAGATGAACGATTATGTGATTtcttatagctatttaatgatacaAACAATaagaattaactactataaagttgaaaatctaatTTAGAATTGTGATATATACGATCAACTTCTAACagaaaatatcaataaaactgtattatattgtttattaGTTCGAGACATGTGTGTGTAAAAGTCGAGAAATAATCTTAGCCGAAAAGATCACACCCTCGTGTTTTCGTAGCCAAACAgattacttaattaccttcAAACATCATTGTGACAGTTTTCATTGGTAAAATAAACCTTAATACATTTTTAGATACTCCTACATGGATTctagattatattttgatgcaTGTGCTAGTCCTCATCTACCACGGGAATTTGGGGTGCTTTTATGATGATTTGATGCCAAAACCATAGACTTGGGTACAATCTCTAGTacgcaaaattttaaaatgccCGTTCCAGTACAGGAAGAACTTCTGACGGCACATTAATATTACTGAGTTGCACATTAATTAGATGGAAGCATAGAGTACACCACATACAAAGTATGTCAAACGTGGAATAACGCACGATCACCGTACATACTCCATCCCTCCCTTTTTTGAGACGTTTGATTTTAATCTAAATCATAATGTTTATGTtcaacaaaaattatagaaaatctAGCAATATTTACGTTTTatacattttatatttgtgtataaatttggtcaaatataaataagtaattttttatttaataagtaaataaaaaataaaactatcttataatatgaaacggggAAAATACATAGATACATAAAAGCAATGAAGGGTACAAGGATTTAAACAACTAGGGTAGTTTTACATCCTTAAGAAGACAGAAGACATTATATTTTCGACCGTAAAAGTTTAGATTATCTAGGTACTAGGtaatttaggtatccaaattttacactCAAAACTTCATAACGTAAGTACTATCTCAAGGTCAAATGTCCTAATAATAAAGAACAGGAGGGAAACAAAACTtgatgagatttgctccggatCAACAAAAGTATCTTGAAGTACCGGTACCTCATGGTGCCAAATAGTTTCTAATCGTCGGATCTAATATTGATCATCctgctcagctagatccaatgatggGAACCAATTTACTGGCTATGCTCCACCTCTCCTGTGTCGAGAAGACCATGCATTGCCTAAATAGACATTGCATCCTATGAAGTCTCTCCATAGACAGTGCAGATATCAAGGAAGAAGCAAGCTGTCATGAAGAAGTGTACACCAAGGGGGCTCTAGTTGAAATGGCCAACCCATCCAATCTAGCTTCTAATACCAGAAGCAAGAAAAAACTCTAGCTTGAATAAATTATATGGAGGAACTACTATATTTGATGTAGTTTAAAACATATATGGTTTGGTGTGATGAAAACGAGTGAACTACTACTTTTTATGTGTGGGCTTTTTATGTGTGGACTTAGTGTGGTAAACTACTACTTTAAATATTAGTGATCTTGTTATATGTGGACTTAGTGTGCTGATGaactattttaaatgttacatGAACTTGTTGCTATGATGCAATGGTCATGCCCTTGTTTTTTGTTCGTATGCAATGGCCATGCACCTGCTcgaatggtgatgatatgacCCAAGTAATCTAGTACTAATGTCATGTATTTTATCTATTGcattctcatatttttctgatttattctcatattttttaaattattctaATAATTTACTGATTAATTTGGgcattttctgatttttctgAATTATCCTAATTTATTcgaatttttttggatttatttacgaattttcctttattttttataatttttcggATTTATGAGCCAATTTTCCTGAATTTTTGTGAAtttctagatattttataatttactttCGAATTTTCTCACTTATTTCctgatttaaaattatttctgtcattttctaaattttctactgatttttcatatttatttactgttttaaatttatttttgtcatgTATTTACTACCATGGGCAAAACAATCCTTTTACCCTTCCATTTGACACCGGAGACAATGGCGCGTAGGTAAAAGAAAGTTTGTGTCATAACATAGAggtatctatatattttttcgtGACACACAGATAAGCATCAACTTTTTAATGGTATAGGGGTAAAAGACTCTCAATCTCTTCCCATTCTTGATCTATTCAGAACATGCCAGGGTATTTTCGACATTTTGCGTATCTGttggataaaaaattgaaattcaGCTGCAAATACCTCAAAATTTGAGAAGGGTAGATGAGCAATGACATTTTTATAACAGCATCATAGATGATGACATTTTGTAAAGTCATCTCAATGATATATCTATCACTTTTAAGACATGGTTTCGCTGAAGTATCACTACTAAGTTGGctttaataaaatatcacTATTAACTTAAGCAAGCAACAATTATACCATTGTCATTGTCAATAATTTTGCGATGAAAATGCCCCTGGACCATCTTTGCCATCCGGCGTtggctctctctctttcttctctctttcttcttttgaaCAGGGACAGAGACTAGGGCACCGACGCTCGCCTCCTCGTCGCTGTCCCCTCCTCGGTGCCCCTCGAGTCTCTCCTCGTTGGTCCATCACGTTCCTCCGCACCGCCGCGCGCGTTGGCGCCACGGCTCCCTGCCTTCTCGTCGTGTGCCTCCACTTCAGTCGGCCTCGTGACTCTCTGCTAGACCTCCGTGCGTCATGCCTCACCTCCCGACCGCCCCTCTACGCGCCAACACCGTCGGCTCCGCGCACTCTCGCCTCCCGTGGCTACACGCCGGCTCCCCGCCTCCCCTTCGTGCACCTCCCCTCGACTGGCCCGTGACTCCCCTCGACGGCCCCGCGCCTCCCCATCCACCACCCCTCCGTGCACCAACACCATCGGTCTAACGGTATAAGTGGGACGGCCCGCCAACCCACTTATAGACCAATTAAGCGGGTTGCCCACCGGATTATCCACTTAATTGATCTATAAGCGGGTTTGCGGACCGACCCACTTATACCCCTACGTCGGTCGTTCGCATGCATACCGACAGTTCTATCCATGAATATCTTTCTGTATTGGGTTCATATGGGGTCTCCACGAATTGTATGTGTCATTTTATTCCATTCTTGCTTTAAATTGACGGTGGTCTTCAGAATTTAGCACGAGATTAGCAAGTGTGGAATTCATGCATTTTATTCCAAAGTATGCATACCGAATTTTTGCTTTGAAGTGTTGCTGGTCTAAAAAATTTGGCAGGTATAAATTTtggggaatttaactatttgcctcTCTTAGACATTGCATCTTTTCAAATGCTATCCTTAAGATTGttcttacataattattattggagagagaaacatTCTTAATAATTTTCCACTATTGCATACGTGGCATGCCAACTCACTTCGCTACATGAATGATGGCGTGTAATATCTATTTTACCCCTTTGGCCCCACAAGGGCTATTAAATAGATAAGAAACCGGCACGGATTATCCCATATCAGTGCCGGTTAAGAAGAATAACTGACACATATAAATGTATTCACCGCTGTTTTAGATATCAACcgacgaaaaaaaaatgtcttaaGTGTCGGATGTTTACGTAAATTGGCACTCATCAATCGAACCAAAAGCCAAGTAGAAAAATCCAGCCGAATCCCCCGTCGCTCTCTCGACTATCAAGCTCAAAAGCAGATCAAGCTGCCCCTCTCTTGCTTTGTCTTGCTTTCTCTCCCTTCGCTAgtcttcctctccctccgtggtgatgttgaaaatattgctatgtgtatttataaatttttaaaaagctaAAATATCTTACGATACATAATGGAGAAAGTAAACAGCAAGATAACATGCTATCTTGCCAAGAGCCTACACCATGCACCTGTtctattttctgtttggttagagAGATGAGTtgaatcatatgtttttgtttgattggagggatgagatgagatgaagTGAACCTATTACGTTTAGCTTGAGAGATGAACGTGGGATGGTTGGATATGATTTTCTCTCCACAATGAGTTGTTGATGCTACCTctcattacaaaataaaatattaaatactaggattaatatatgaataatctaaagtatttaaatgtataattatatatacaaaatattttaataaaatcaaataaacattTCGTAATATTCAGGGTCCGTCCTGGGATGGATCTTGTTGGGATAGATTAGACCTGGATCTAagaggaatattcctctcCTGAGTCCATCTCATCCAATTCATCCACTAACCAAACAGGCTCAGGTATGTGTTAGCTATATCCCAACCCATTCCATTTcttaaaccaaacacatccttagtAAGCATGGGTGTCAACGCTTTGATTTGGCATTCAATATGGACATTTAGGTTGGACAAAGGATTTGTGTTACTTTAAGGTAGCTCTAGCTTAGGTAGATTTTTGTCTTCACTTTGGAAAAAGTTCAGTCATGATTACCTATATTCAAAGatgttataatatttaatagatttatatgaatattgatataaatacatatataaatatatttgttgttCTCTTGATAAATCTAGGTATAAACCAAAACATCGTATAACGTAAAATGTAAAATGAAGTGAGTAAGATACTCTAAAAGGCATATGCATATAAGATTAAGTTCAAGCTATattgaaagaatttttttaccattcttaaaaaatatttcaaattaccacattttatggtgtagatttttttacatgagaaattttacagtccttaaGAGGGTATCGAGGggtgctaaaattttagtgtaaaatgtACTATGAGGtaacaaattttacactaaaattttgataccttttggtacctactcaaagactataaaattatttttttacaaccttaaaagtatctcaaggtaccatacATAgcttttagtgtaaaaaattagtatattgAGGTACAATGTACCtttagatactaaaattttacactgaaatttatagcaccttaagatattttttatgaacggtaaaaatgttcttttaaatttagtatcttaatATACCatgtaccttaaggtactagaattttatgctaaaatttttgataactcaaaatagttttttaagaatggtaaaaagaactgggttaattagattcatgccattataaatttaccagtttttaaatatgccattactatttgactaattataaagatgctgttataattttagaactatttcagaTACGCCATTTTTGAACCAAAATACCCTTTGCACGTACAAGGGCACAGTGTAAGCAGAGGGGCAAtatgttccattttttttaaaagtatacCGAAAGGGTATGAATCGGCATATTtcaaatagttctaaaattataatgacattctTACAATGAGTCGAatagtaatgatatatttcaaaactagcaaatttataatggcatggatctaattaaccctattaaaaactatatatataacacatttCTTATGTTTTGAGTGAATTTCACCGAGCCAATGTCCGAACTGCTGGGCGAATATCTGTTAGTTTCAGACCAAAGAacattaataaagaaaaaactaaggCTTCCTTGAACAATTTGTGGGGCCATCACAGACACCACGTGTGAGGTCGGCCCCTTCTCACGTACGTCCTCACCCATGCACCCACCCACCAAAACAGCAAAACCGAGACCGACGACATCTAGAGTGTGCTCCTCCTGACATAGAGAACCGCAAAAATCGCCGAGAGCGCTTCTGCGTAtcaactcgatcgatcggccatGGCAAACTGATCCCTCTGAAACCTAGTTCGTCAGATCGATCGGCTCAACAAGAAccgcaaatttgcaattgcaTGGGTTGATGCCGGCATCAATGGCGATGGGGGAGGCGATGGCGTAAGATGTTCggcgcctgcggcggcgggtacAGGACGCAGACCATcaaggggaggaaggagaggttCGTGCGGCTCGAGCGgcagccggaggaggagaaggagcagGTACGGGCGGtgatggacggcggcggcggcggaggcggcggagggagggtGCAGCACGTGATGGACAGCTACTTCTCCGGCGCGCCCAAGATCCGGACGCGGTCGGtgcggatggcggcggccggcgtgaTGAGCATGAGCTACCGGTCGGAGCGGCTGATGAGCATCGGGCGGGTGTTCCAGGAGGACCTGACGAACATGTCGCAGCGGATCTTCGACCCACAGGACGCGTTCCTGGTGCGGATGAACCGCCTCTTCGTGATGGCGTGCatcgtctccgtcgccgtcgacccgCTCTTCTTCTACCTCCCGGCCGTCTCGGCCACCGACAGCAACACCTGTATCGGCTTCGACCGCTACCTCGCCACGGGCGCCACCGCGGTGCGCTCCGCCATCGACGTCTTCTACCTGGCGCGGATCGCGCTGCAGTTCCGGACGGCGTacatcgcgccgtcgtcgcgggtgttcgggcgcggcgagctcgTCATCGACCCGGCCGCCATCGCCCGCCGCTACCTCCGCCGCTTCTTTGTCGTCGACCTCCTCTCCGTGCTCCCGCTCCCGCAGATCCCCATCTGGAACTTCCTCCACCGCCCCAAGGGCGCCGACCTCCTCCCCACCAAGAACGCCCTCCTCTTCATCGTCCTCGTCCAGTACATCCCCCGCCTCGTCCGCTTCTACCCCATCACCTCCGAGCTCAAGCGCACCACCGGCGTCTTCGCCGAGACtgccttcgccggcgccgcctacTACCTCCTCCTCTACATGCTCGCCAGCCACGTAAGCACGCAATGCATCTTGTTCATATAGCATATGATAGATGGTTCTAACCGGCGgcgccatggatggatgggtggATGAAGATGGTGGGGGCGTTCTGGTACCTGCTGTCGATCGAGAGGCTGGACGATTGCTGGAGGGAGAACTGCACGGTGCTCAAGTTCCACCAGTGCAAGAAGTACATGTACTGCGGCGGAGGGAACCTGGGGCAGTCGGGGTTCCTGGAGTGGAGGACGATGATCCGGCAGGTGCTGGCGATGGAGTGCGCGCCGGCGGACGAGGGCGGGACGGGGTTCCAGTACGGGATCTTCACGACGGCGATCCAGTCCGGGGTGGTGTCGACGACGAACCTGGTGGCGAAGGTGCTCTTCTGCCTGTGGTGGGGGCTCCAGAACCTGAGCTCGGTGGGGCAGGGCTTGAAGACGACGCACTACAAGGGGGAGGCGCTGTTCGCCATCTTCCTCGCGCTCTTCGGCCTCATCCTCATGGCGCTGCTCATCGGCAACATGCAGACGTACCTCCAGTCGATGACGCTGCGGCTGGACGAGATGCGGCTGCGGCGCCGGGACTCGGAGCAGTGGATGCGCCACCGCGTGCTCCCCGACGACCTCCGGGAGCGGGTGTGGCGGCACGACCAGTACAAGTGGCTGGAGACgcgcggcgtcgacgaggaCAGCCTGGTGCGGGGCCTCCCCAAGGACCTCCGGCGAGACGTGAAGCGCCACCTctgcctccgcctcgtccgcCGCGTGCCGCTGTTCGCCAACATGGACGAGCGCCTCCTCGACGCCATCTGCGAGCGGCTCAAGCCCAGCCTCTGCACGGAGGCCACCTACATCGTGAGGGAAGGGGACCCCGTCGACGAGATGCTCTTCATCATCCGCGGCCGCCTCGAGAGCTCCACCACCGACGGCGGCAGGATGGGGTTCTTCAACCGGGGCCTCCTCAAGGAGGGGGACTTCTGCGGCGAGGAGCTCCTCACCTGGGCGCTCGACCCCAAGGCCGCCGCCAACCTGCCGCTCTCCACGCGCACCGTCAAGGCCATCTCCGAGGTGGAGGCGTTCGCGCTGCACGCCGACGAGCTCAAGTTCGTCGCCGGCCAGTTCCGCCGCCTGCACAGCAAGCAGCTGCAGCAGACGTTCCGGTTCTACTCGCAGCAGTGGCGCACCTGGGCGTCCTGCTTCATCCAGGCCGCCTGGAGGCGCCACCTCAAGCGCAGGGCCgccgagcagcgccgccgcgaggaggaagaggaggccgGGGCGTCGTCCTCCTGCCAGATCACCACCACCGTCCTCGTCTCGCGCTTCGCCAAGAACGCCatgcgcggcgcgcggcgccaGCGGTCGCGCCGTGACGACCCCAACCTCATCGTCCTGCCCAAGCCGCCCGAGCCTGACTTCCAAAACATGGAGTATTGATAGGTACTCCACTATCTTATTGGATACTTACAAATTAATCGTGCcctattttaatagatgaagAGTTTGATCATTCctcaaaattttgtgcaaatatacaaaatataaattataattaaaatagacttaataaTAACtccaatcacaacaaaataaacaataattacatcattttaaaataagacaaatagtcttAAAATTGTCAATTatattactctctccgtttcataacgtaagattgtttgactttttgcttGTATTGACtacttgtcttatttaaaaaaattataaaaatatcatttattttgctcgtgacttactttattatcagaaaaactttaagcacgacttctcatttcttatatttgtactaaatttttgaataagacgaatgaccaaacgttataaaaaaagttaaacaaatctattaaaataaaatatgggaAGAGTACAATGCTTGAGTTGATGTGTGCATCCAGATGTACGACTTTTGTCAGTATGGTTTAGAACATTTCTATCTCCAGGGTACAGGGAGATACAAGGGAGCAGGCGCGCAGCAATGAGCACACATCCTATCAGTCTGACAAGCCTAGGCCGGCAAGGCATGGAGAAAATGCAAGATGATTATCATCACACGTAGTTCATACGATTCGGTAGATTGATGCCGGCTCTTGCAAGGAGGTCGCTCGCCCTTTTTCCAGCCGAAGCAATTACCTCCTCCTGGACCATATGAAAAGTAAAACGGACACTTATGCTGGGTGTAAAATTATCGTTTGGGTAACCAGCCAAATGTATACCAGAGCATATTTTTAGCAGATGTTGATAGGGGCACCGCTTCCATTAGAAATCTGTAGTACAGCAATTTTATTGCTACACATGAATGTTTTCCATATTGCCTGTTCTAGTTTAACCGCATCATGTTATCTGAACACTAAGAAATTGTTGACTGATAATTCTGTTCATAGTGCTTAATCTAGAATATTTATTTGGCTCATCTCAATGTGTCAGGAGAAAATAATTAAGCAGTAACTTACCTCATTTAGATTTACAATCTTCTTGTCCCTCATAATCCATCGACCATTGCACATAACAGATTCAATATTTTCTGTTCTCATGCAATAAACTATGTTGGCGATGCTGCACATCGGGTACAAGGTAAGTCAATTGTTGTGGCATGACCAATAGTATGGGAAACTGGACAAATCACAGTGGTGTGTCAAATCTTGACACTATAAGCAAGATAGCTATAGATATATTACAGCATAATCAGATTGAATAATCATGGCCATAgaaagggcctgtttggggagcgTCTCCCAGCTATTCCTAAAAGCTGCTCCAAACAGTCCACAGCTTTTAtagattctagaaaataaactaagagaCCAGAAGCTGAAGAAGTTGGGTTTcagagcttttccagattctcaaaagctggctaccaaacaactgcttctcaaaatctaaagttcccccaaacaggcccaaagAACATGTACTTGTTGGTTAATAGATTCAAACAAAAGTACTAAAGAGAaaggtgaaagaaaaaaaaaacttttgtgAAACCTACTTTCTATAGTGCAGCAATTGAaagaatttgaaattgataaataaactatagcACAGTAGCAGTGTTTACCAGTCATGCATTGGGACCATGGACCATGTAAATGGATTTGCAATAACCATGTCCGCCTGCACTTAGAAATTGATATATTAGAACTCAAAAATCAAGGCCATTTGAATTCCATAGGATATTATAGGCTGGAGACACCATGTGATGCTCATGTGAGACAGAAACTTAAGAGAAGCATAAAAACAACATAccctaatttataatttagttaATTTGGATTTCAGATTAATCTGTCAATGAAATGTAGGTATTATTAAGAATCATAAATGTATGCACCAAAGCTATCAAACACTGCACAAGACAAAATAGTAGCTAAGGGCATAACCTTCTTCCCAACCGCCAGCGAACCAATTTCATTGTCCCAGAGAACTGCTTTTGCACCATTAATAGTAGCCATCTTCAATACAGTCTCTGCGGGAAGAACAGTTGGGTTCGTAGTACCAGTGATGTATGCTTCACGGCCTTTGTTAATAAGGCAGGCTAGGTACATTTCATCAACTGCATGTCACGGTGGACATGTAAATCTTTATGTAAGATATATCGAAGCATCAATTGAGACATGATTATGTGTAACAAACAATCCAAAAGCATAATGCCTGAAaatctaaaaagaaaatatggacATGATAGGTACTTTTCAAGATTGATGCAAGGATGTGTGCTTTCGGCAAGGTGTAatgatttatgtttttttaattggtaTATTGCTACGGTGCATGACTGCACACCAGAGTTAACACCCTGCTCTATACTCACCGATCTCTGCTGATGCTATTATGATGAAGAAAACATGAACTTTTTTTGACTTAATTCACTGAGAGTTGTAAAAGGCTAAGGTATATTCAGTTAAGATGTATAAAGATCACTGGGCATGAAGTCATGCAATATGTTTTGTGTGAAGGATTTCTGAAGCAGACCAATGCTCATTCTGTTATTACTTGGTGCTCCATCTGTACCAAGAGAGACACAAACACCAGAATCCAGCATTTCTCTAATTGGAGCAAACCCCAACATCCTCATAGCAGATGCAGGGCAGTGAGAAACCTTCACTtcagattttaaaaaatgctcAATCTGCATGTAAGAACCTCGAGAGGTGAAAACTTcgaaaaaatagttatagaAGCTATACACTTCAAAAATCTAGTAAAAACCTATCAGGAAAGAAATGCCAAACAACAAAAAGCATACTTGAACAAAAGTCAACAGACTGATGCAACAAAGGAAACATTTCTTGTATAGCTGTGGCAGCAGATTCATGATTGGTCTAGTGATGACTTGTACATGATGTAGCTAAAGCTTAAAATGAGGGCGACTTCTTCGAACCGAAACAGTAGTTtgcatattttgatattaCATAAGTAGCTTACATGTTCAGGGTACCAAAAACTAGACCATGTTTAAGGTTAAGACTTCACAGTGAAAAAATTTACTCACCTCAGCCGTA from Oryza brachyantha chromosome 12, ObraRS2, whole genome shotgun sequence encodes:
- the LOC102707368 gene encoding putative cyclic nucleotide-gated ion channel 7, which codes for MFGACGGGYRTQTIKGRKERFVRLERQPEEEKEQVRAVMDGGGGGGGGGRVQHVMDSYFSGAPKIRTRSVRMAAAGVMSMSYRSERLMSIGRVFQEDLTNMSQRIFDPQDAFLVRMNRLFVMACIVSVAVDPLFFYLPAVSATDSNTCIGFDRYLATGATAVRSAIDVFYLARIALQFRTAYIAPSSRVFGRGELVIDPAAIARRYLRRFFVVDLLSVLPLPQIPIWNFLHRPKGADLLPTKNALLFIVLVQYIPRLVRFYPITSELKRTTGVFAETAFAGAAYYLLLYMLASHMVGAFWYLLSIERLDDCWRENCTVLKFHQCKKYMYCGGGNLGQSGFLEWRTMIRQVLAMECAPADEGGTGFQYGIFTTAIQSGVVSTTNLVAKVLFCLWWGLQNLSSVGQGLKTTHYKGEALFAIFLALFGLILMALLIGNMQTYLQSMTLRLDEMRLRRRDSEQWMRHRVLPDDLRERVWRHDQYKWLETRGVDEDSLVRGLPKDLRRDVKRHLCLRLVRRVPLFANMDERLLDAICERLKPSLCTEATYIVREGDPVDEMLFIIRGRLESSTTDGGRMGFFNRGLLKEGDFCGEELLTWALDPKAAANLPLSTRTVKAISEVEAFALHADELKFVAGQFRRLHSKQLQQTFRFYSQQWRTWASCFIQAAWRRHLKRRAAEQRRREEEEEAGASSSCQITTTVLVSRFAKNAMRGARRQRSRRDDPNLIVLPKPPEPDFQNMEY